In the genome of Dermatobacter hominis, the window GAACTCGCCGATGACGGTCTCGGACGTGGGCCGGACCACGACCGGCTCCTCGAGCTCCTTGCCGCCGCCGATCGTCACGACCGCCAGCTCGGGGCTGAAGCCCTCGACGTGCTCGGCCTCGCGCTGCAGGTACGACTCGGGGATGAACAGCGGGAAGTAGGCGTTCTCGGCGCCGGCCGCCTTGATGCGGGCGTCGACCTCGTCGACCATCCGCTCCCAGATCGCGTAGGCGTAGGGCCGGATGACCATGGTCCCGCGCACGGGCCCGTTGTCGGCCAGCTCCGCCTTGTTGAGCACGTCCTGGTACCACCGGGGGAAGTCCTCGTCCCGGGGCGTCAACACCGGCGCCTTCTGCCGTCCCTGCTTCGCTGCAGCCATGGCGGCGGAGCCTACCGGTGGCCCACCGCAGCGGACGCGGCCCCTTTCCGGCCGGCCGGTCGCCCTACGCTCGGGCGATGGCTCGATCACCGCTCAAGGTCGCCGGCGCGATCGCCCTCGGAGCCGGCCTGGTCGCGATCGGCGGCATCGCCGGGCTCGGGTTCGCCGGCCGACGCATCCGCGAGACGGCGCACCCCGACACCGACGCGCTGCTGCCGCCGCCCGACGACGTGACCCACCGCACGGTGACGTCGGCCGACGGCGCGGAGATCCACCTGGCCGAGCGCGGCGAGGGCCGGCCGCTCCTGCTCCTGCACGGCGTCACCCTGCAGTGGTGGGTGTGGGGGGCGCAGTTCAACACCCTCTCCGACCGCTACCGCGTGATCGCCTGGGACATGCGGGGCCACGGCCGGTCGACCGTCGGCCGCGACGGCATCACGCTCGAGGCCGTCGCCGACGACGTCGCCGCCGTGCTCGAGCAGCTCGACCTCCGCGACGCCGTCGTCGTCGGCCACAGCATGGGCGGCATGGCGCTCGGGCGGTTCTGCGCCCGCCACGAGGACCTCATGGTCGAGCGGTGCGGCGGCCTGATGTTCCTGGACACCAACGCCGCCACCCTCGTGCTGCCGGCCCTGCTCGAGGGCAGCACCCGGGCGCAGGAGATCGTGCGCCGGGCCGCCTACGCCGGGACGAGCCGACCCCGGGTCCGCTACGCCTGGCCCGACACGAACGCGTCGCTGCTCATGGTTCGCACCGCGTTCGGACGGGAGCCGAGCGCCAAGGCGGTCGAGGACGTGCGCGGGATGCTCGCCGAGATGGACCACGACCACCTCGTCGCGGCGGGCCGGGCGATCGTCGACCACGACGTCCGCAAGGACCTCCGGCACGTGAAGGTGCCGGCGATGGTGGTGGTGGGCTCCGCCGACCTGCTGACGCCGGTCAGCCAGGCCAAGGTGCTCGCCTCGGCGATGCCCGGATCGGTCATGCACGTGCTGCCCGGCGTCGGCCACCAGACGATGCAGGAGGCCCCGGCGCGCTTCGCCGAGCTCGTCGACGAGCTCGCCGCCATGTCCGACTGACCGCGCCCCCGGGTCGCCGATCGAACTTGTACGCCCAGGTCACCCATCGAACGGTGTATGCCCGGGACTCGACCTTGTACGCCCGATGTCGCCCATCGAACTTGTACGCCCGGGTCACGCATGTGGCGCGTGGCGTACGAGATCGCCGGCGATCGGTGGACTTGTACGCCCGAGTCACGCATGTGGCGTGTGGCGTACAAGTTCGGCGGGGGGCGGCGGGCCAGGTCAGTCGACCGGCGTCGGCGCCGGTGGCCGGGTCAGTCGAAGCGCTTGTGGATCAGGTCGACGCGCTGCTCAGAGGCGTTGGCGTCGGCGCCCTGCTCGTCGAGCAGGGCGGCCCGGTCCTTCTCGGCCTCACGGCGAGCCTTCTCGACGTCGACGCGGGCCAGCGCGGCCTCGGTGCCGTGCTCGGCGATGAACTCCGCCCACTCGACCAGCGTGTCGACCATCTCGCCCTCGGGGACGACGGCGACGTTGGTCCCCTTCACGAACAGGTGCCCGCGGTGGCGCCCGGCGGCGATGCCGATGTCGGCGTCGCGCGCCTCGCCGGGCCCGTTCACCACGCAGCCCATCACCGCGACCTGCAGCGGCAGCTGCTTGTCGGCGAGGGCGTCGCGGGCCTCCTCGGCCACCTTGATCACGTCGATCTCCGCGCGCCCGCAGCTCGGGCAGGCGATGAGGTCGACGTTCTTGCGCTCGCGGAGCCCGTAGGCCTCGAGCAGCGCACGACCGGCCCTCGCCTCCTCGACGGGGTCGGCGGTGAGCGAGTAGCGGATCGTGTCGCCGATGCCCTCGGC includes:
- a CDS encoding alpha/beta fold hydrolase — translated: MARSPLKVAGAIALGAGLVAIGGIAGLGFAGRRIRETAHPDTDALLPPPDDVTHRTVTSADGAEIHLAERGEGRPLLLLHGVTLQWWVWGAQFNTLSDRYRVIAWDMRGHGRSTVGRDGITLEAVADDVAAVLEQLDLRDAVVVGHSMGGMALGRFCARHEDLMVERCGGLMFLDTNAATLVLPALLEGSTRAQEIVRRAAYAGTSRPRVRYAWPDTNASLLMVRTAFGREPSAKAVEDVRGMLAEMDHDHLVAAGRAIVDHDVRKDLRHVKVPAMVVVGSADLLTPVSQAKVLASAMPGSVMHVLPGVGHQTMQEAPARFAELVDELAAMSD